The Xyrauchen texanus isolate HMW12.3.18 chromosome 38, RBS_HiC_50CHRs, whole genome shotgun sequence genome window below encodes:
- the LOC127632091 gene encoding rap1 GTPase-activating protein 2-like isoform X6 codes for MLERMQDDYIPYPRIEDVLVKGGPYPQVILPQFGGYWIEDPEAPVGTPTSSDCSFCEEEEDDGLSPGGGGGGFGYRLECNSTSRAFRKHFLGKEHMNYYCTASSMGHLIMSLKYEDGDGQESLRIMLRSKTKTLHERIPLEGLLQLPSIPQIAKLLCDDVTGLKFNPALYPKASQLIVCFDEHEVNNTFKFGVIYQKFGQTSEEVLFGNNEETPAFAEFLSVLGDNIELQDFKGFRGGLDVSHGQTGSESVYTMFRQKEIMFHVSTKLPFTEGDIQQLQRKRHIGNDIVAAVFQEEPTPFVPDMIASNFLHAYILVQAENPCTDHTTYKVSVTAREDVPPFGPTLPNPPVFKKGPEFREFLLAKLINAENACYKSDKFAKLEERTRAALLDNLHDELHRQTQATIGLGSATDEEKLENGGHGGLLESFKRAMRVRSHSMETMVSHKHKSPGATAGVPSSFSGGGLQQNSMECTKSTFTPPVLSAKSPLKSPVKRRSGLFPRLHSSTESPTEKHPSRSDQKSEVFPHSQDVRSETSSNPSSPEICPNRERPFVKLKECSGRANISISRSSSSTSSFSSTAGDGDGLEELDTSSHPSMASSVYSPSLSVESQNSGMPLIMCRSPTDGKSKTSPRSNLKFRFDKLSHSTGN; via the exons ATGCTGGAAAGGATGCAG GACGACTACATCCCTTACCCCCGGATTGAGGAT GTCCTGGTGAAGGGAGGTCCCTACCCTCAGGTCATTTTACCTCAGTTTGGTGGCTACTGGATTGAGGATCCTGAGGCCCCAGTTGGAACACCCACCTCCTCAGACTGTAGTTtttgtgaggaggaggaggatgatggtTTGAGTCCTGGTGGTGGAGGAGGTGGCTTTGGATATCGGCTGGAATGTAACAGCACTTCACGGGCCTTTCGCAAACACTTTCTTGGCAAG GAGCACATGAACTATTACTGCACTGCCAGTAGTATGGGCCACCTCATCATGTCTTTGAAGTACGAGGACGGAGATGGACAGGAGTCACTCCGTATTATGCTCAG gTCAAAAACAAAGACCCTTCATGAACGGATTCCACTTGAAGGCCTCCTCCAGTTACCAAGCATACCACAGATAGCCAAG CTGCTTTGCGATGACGTCACAGGTCTGAAGTTCAACCCTGCTCTTTACCCTAAG GCCTCGCAACTGATCGTATGTTTTGATGAGCACGAGGTGAACAACACTTTCAAGTTTGGCGTGATCTATCAGAAGTTTGGTCAG acatcagaagaagTGCTATTCGGGAACAACGAGGAGACTCCAGCATTCGCTGAATTCCTCAGTGTTTTAGGAGATAATATTGAACTGCAGGATTTTAAAGG ATTCAGAGGCGGTCTGGATGTATCTCATGGGCAGACTGGATCTGAGTCTGTCTATACTATGTTCCGTCAGAAAGAAATTATGTTCCACGTTTCCACAAAACTCCCCTTTACAGAAGGAGACATTCAGCAG ctccaaagaaaaagACATATTGGCAATGACATCGTGGCTGCCGTCTTCCAGGAGGAGCCCACGCCATTTGTACCTGACATGATCGCATCCAACTTCCTTCATGCCTACATCTTAGTGCAGGCTGAAAACCCCTGCACTGACCATACCACATACAAA GTGTCTGTCACAGCTCGAGAGGATGTGCCTCCATTCGGCCCCACTCTGCCGAACCCTCCAGTCTTTAAGAAA GGACCTGAGTTCCGGGAATTTCTGCTGGCAAAATTGATTAACGCAGAAAATGCTTGTTACAAATCAGACAAGTTCGCCAAGCTGGAG GAGAGGACACGCGCGGCACTGTTAGATAACCTTCATGATGAgctccacagacagacacaggccACAATAGGACTTGGCTCAGCTACAGATGAAGAAAAACTAGAAAACGGAGGTCATGGAGGGCTTCTGGAATCATTTAAG AGGGCCATGCGTGTGAGGAGTCACTCTATGGAAACGATGGTGTCTCATAAACACAAGAGTCCAGGAGCCACAGCAGGGGTCCCATCTAGCTTCAGTGGTGGAGGACTTCAGCAGAACAGTATGGAGTGTACCAAGAGCACCTTCACT CCTCCAGTGCTGTCTGCAAAGTCTCCTTTAAAGAGTCCAGTAAAGAGGAGGTCTGGTCTGTTCCCCAGACTGCACTCCAGCACAGAGAGTCCAACTGAGAAACACCCAAGTCGCAG TGACCAAAAATCTGAAGTTTTCCCTCACTCACAGGATGTGAGGTCAGAGACATCATCCAATCCAAGTTCACCAGAGATCTGCCCAAACAGAGAAAG GCCATTTGTGAAGCTGAAAGAGTGCAGCGGCAGAGCCAATATATCAATCTCCCGATCATCCTCCAGCACCAGCAGCTTCAGCAGCACAGCGGGGGATGGAGATGGCCTGGAGGAGCTGGACACG agCAGTCACCCATCCATGGCCTCATCTGTGTACAGTCCATCTCTCAGTGTGGAAAGCCAGAACTCTGGAATGCCACTGATCATGTGCCGCAGTCCCACAG ATGGAAAGAGCAAAACTTCACCAAGGTCAAACTTGAAATTCCGCTTTGATAAACTGAGCCACTCCACA GGTAACTAA